One Cucurbita pepo subsp. pepo cultivar mu-cu-16 chromosome LG11, ASM280686v2, whole genome shotgun sequence DNA window includes the following coding sequences:
- the LOC111804751 gene encoding homeobox protein knotted-1-like 1 isoform X2, whose protein sequence is MDEFYRLNNPVMASYSNGVLGGEAIASTSCGDIHEALMVDDELLHLEAEPTTGLNMSDMIKTQIINHPLYPKLVSAYIECQKVGAPPQVASLLEEIGRENHPSRSCIELGADPQLDNFMSYCEVLHQYKNELSKPFDEAAMFLTNIELELSNLCKGSFTATSESRSVINDEVAKTPEEEPSSYGEVETTGNHEPFSTRKTNQDLKEMLLKKYSGYLSSLKKEFLKKRKKEKLPKDARMALLEWWSTHYKWPYPTEEEKSKLSVITGLDQKQINNWFINQRKRHWKPPEDMRFMLMDGAGAGVGDGECIKGLNQAI, encoded by the exons atggatGAGTTTTACAGGCTTAACAACCCTGTCATGGCCTCATATTCTAATGGTGTTCTTGGAGGTGAAGCCATTGCTAGCACCAGCTGTGGTGATATTCATGAAGCTCTAATGGTGGATGATGAACTGCTTCACCTTGAAGCAGAGCCCACCACTGGCTTGAACATGTCTGACATGATTAAGACTCAGATTATCAACCATCCCCTTTACCCCAAATTGGTTTCTGCTTACATTGAATGCCAAAAA GTTGGAGCTCCACCACAAGTGGCTTCTCTTCTTGAAGAAATTGGCCGTGAAAATCATCCTTCTAGATCTTGTATTGAGTTGGGAGCTGATCCTCAACTAGACAACTTTATG TCATACTGTGAGGTTCTTCATCAATATAAGAATGAGCTATCCAAGCCATTTGATGAAGCAGCCATGTTCTTGACCAACATTGAATTGGAGCTAAGCAACCTGTGTAAAGGATCGTTTACTGCAACGTCCGAATCTCGTTCCGTCATCAACG ACGAAGTAGCCAAGACTCCAGAGGAAGAACCGAGCAGCTACGGGGAGGTAGAAACGACAGGGAATCACGAGCCGTTCAGCACACGAAAAACAAACCAAGACCTCAAAGAAATGCTGCTAAAGAAGTACAGTGGGTATCTAAGCAGTTTGAAGAAGGAATtcttgaagaagaggaagaaggagaagctGCCAAAGGATGCAAGAATGGCTCTACTTGAGTGGTGGAGTACTCATTATAAATGGCCTTATCCTACA GAAGaggaaaaatcaaaactcTCTGTTATCACTGGTTTGGATCAAAAGCAGATCAATAACTGGTTCATAAACCAGAGAAAGCGGCATTGGAAGCCGCCCGAAGATATGCGGTTCATGCTCATGGACGGGGCTGGGGCCGGGGTCGGGGACGGGGAATGCATCAAAGGATTGAATCAGGccatataa
- the LOC111804751 gene encoding homeobox protein knotted-1-like 1 isoform X1, giving the protein MDEFYRLNNPVMASYSNGVLGGEAIASTSCGDIHEALMVDDELLHLEAEPTTGLNMSDMIKTQIINHPLYPKLVSAYIECQKVGAPPQVASLLEEIGRENHPSRSCIELGADPQLDNFMESYCEVLHQYKNELSKPFDEAAMFLTNIELELSNLCKGSFTATSESRSVINDEVAKTPEEEPSSYGEVETTGNHEPFSTRKTNQDLKEMLLKKYSGYLSSLKKEFLKKRKKEKLPKDARMALLEWWSTHYKWPYPTEEEKSKLSVITGLDQKQINNWFINQRKRHWKPPEDMRFMLMDGAGAGVGDGECIKGLNQAI; this is encoded by the exons atggatGAGTTTTACAGGCTTAACAACCCTGTCATGGCCTCATATTCTAATGGTGTTCTTGGAGGTGAAGCCATTGCTAGCACCAGCTGTGGTGATATTCATGAAGCTCTAATGGTGGATGATGAACTGCTTCACCTTGAAGCAGAGCCCACCACTGGCTTGAACATGTCTGACATGATTAAGACTCAGATTATCAACCATCCCCTTTACCCCAAATTGGTTTCTGCTTACATTGAATGCCAAAAA GTTGGAGCTCCACCACAAGTGGCTTCTCTTCTTGAAGAAATTGGCCGTGAAAATCATCCTTCTAGATCTTGTATTGAGTTGGGAGCTGATCCTCAACTAGACAACTTTATG GAGTCATACTGTGAGGTTCTTCATCAATATAAGAATGAGCTATCCAAGCCATTTGATGAAGCAGCCATGTTCTTGACCAACATTGAATTGGAGCTAAGCAACCTGTGTAAAGGATCGTTTACTGCAACGTCCGAATCTCGTTCCGTCATCAACG ACGAAGTAGCCAAGACTCCAGAGGAAGAACCGAGCAGCTACGGGGAGGTAGAAACGACAGGGAATCACGAGCCGTTCAGCACACGAAAAACAAACCAAGACCTCAAAGAAATGCTGCTAAAGAAGTACAGTGGGTATCTAAGCAGTTTGAAGAAGGAATtcttgaagaagaggaagaaggagaagctGCCAAAGGATGCAAGAATGGCTCTACTTGAGTGGTGGAGTACTCATTATAAATGGCCTTATCCTACA GAAGaggaaaaatcaaaactcTCTGTTATCACTGGTTTGGATCAAAAGCAGATCAATAACTGGTTCATAAACCAGAGAAAGCGGCATTGGAAGCCGCCCGAAGATATGCGGTTCATGCTCATGGACGGGGCTGGGGCCGGGGTCGGGGACGGGGAATGCATCAAAGGATTGAATCAGGccatataa